One genomic segment of Ricinus communis isolate WT05 ecotype wild-type chromosome 5, ASM1957865v1, whole genome shotgun sequence includes these proteins:
- the LOC8279547 gene encoding uncharacterized protein LOC8279547 isoform X3: MGQVENYVEAKKMQAQNTEVRDSLKYEILALQDRLQHQFVTRQALEKAMNNTPFSYDTVTDKSIPKAAKQLIKDIALLELEVVHLERYLLSLYRKTFDQQVTPQSTIDERCKMNSSMQKKVLPVVPRQDNMIANRNSVNHSSCLTRPQDSSGNQTKQFNGTWGLENLLDSSIYRCHSSISQRSTGTSPPMKSMASAADSYHSLPLSMLEQAQNNHSALSLAVHLGTYGHSCVPETPNLLSEEMIKCISAIYCDLADPPLTDHDYPPSPASFSSSPNEFPAQGPSEMWTPEHNYSSFSSTLDNPFHIGDAKDLSGPYCTMAKVERICRDNQHLKDKQNKLQEFRSLVSQLEAVDPRKLKREEKLAFWINVHNALVMHAFLVYGVPQNNMKRMSLQIKAAYNVGGHTINVDMIQSSILGCRLPRPGQWLQKLFPSKTKFKAGDPRKAYSIDYTEPRLHFALCAGSCSDPALRVYTPKSVFEDLEAAKEEYIQSTLIVHKEKKLHLPKLVESFAKDSDLCSAGLLDMIEHLLPHSWRKSVQQCQHRKSSKTLEWIPHNFTFRYLLSKELA, from the exons ATGGGACAAGTGGAGAACTATGTTGAAGCCAAAAAGATGCAGGCTCAAAATACAGAGGTTCGAGATTCTCTAAAGTATGAG ATTCTAGCGCTCCAGGACAGATTACAGCACCAGTTTGTTACGCGCCAAGCATTGGAGAAGGCAATGAATAATACCCCTTTCTCCTATGATACTGTGACTGATAAGTCGATCCCCAAG GCTGCCAAGCAGCTGATTAAGGATATTGCACTGTTAGAGCTGGAGGTTGTGCATTTGGAACGGTACCTTCTTTCTCTGTATAGAAAAACATTTGATCAACAAGTGACACCTCAATCGACCATTGACGAAAGATGCAAAATGAACTCGAGCATGCAAAAGAAGGTGCTTCCAGTAGTTCCTAGACAAGATAACATGATAGCTAACCGCAATTCAGTTAATCATTCGAGTTGTCTTACCCGGCCTCAAGATTCAAGTGGAAATCAAACAAAGCAGTTTAATGGAACCTGGGGACTGGAGAATCTGTTGGATTCTAGTATCTATCGATGTCACTCCTCTATATCTCAGCGTTCAACAGGCACTTCTCCTCCTATGAAATCTATGGCTAGCGCTGCAGATTCGTACCATTCCCTCCCATTGTCAATGCTAGAG CAAGCTCAAAATAATCATTCAGCGCTCAGTCTGGCGGTTCATCTTGGAACCTATGGTCATAGTTGTGTTCCAGAGACTCCAAATTTGCTTTCTGAGGAGATGATCAAGTGTATCTCAGCCATATATTGTGATTTGGCAGATCCACCTTTGACAGATCATGACTATCCTCCCTCTCCTGCTTCATTCTCTTCATCACCGAATGAGTTTCCAGCACAAGGCCCGAGTGAGATGTGGACCCCTGAGCATAACTATTCATCCTTCAGTTCGACTCTTGACAACCCTTTCCACATTGGAGATGCTAAGGATCTCAGCGGACCATACTGCACAATGGCTAAGGTGGAACGAATTTGTAGAGATAACCAGcatttaaaagataaacagAATAAGTTACAAGAATTTAG GTCTCTCGTCTCCCAGTTGGAAGCAGTTGATCCTAGAAAATTGAAACGTGAGGAGAAGTTAGCATTTTGGATCAATGTACACAATGCACTAGTTATGCAT GCATTTTTGGTATATGGGGTTCCccaaaataatatgaaaagaatGTCTTTACAAATAAAG GCAGCATATAATGTGGGGGGTCACACTATTAATGTAGACATGATTCAGAGTTCAATTCTGGGTTGTCGATTGCCTCGACCTGGACAA TGGCTGCAAAAGCTGTTTCCTTCAAAGACAAAATTCAAGGCTGGAGATCCAAGGAAAGCCTATTCTATTGATTACACTGAACCTCGCTTACACTTTGCCCTCTGTGCAGGAAGCTGTTCTGATCCCGCA TTACGAGTATATACTCCGAAGAGTGTATTTGAAGACCTAGAAGCTGCAAAGGAAGAGTATATTCAATCAACCTTAATTGTCCATAAAGAGAAGAAGCTCCATCTTCCAAAACTTGTGGAGTCTTTCGCTAAAGATTCAGATCTCTGTTCTGCTGGTTTGCTGGATATGATAGAGCATTTACTGCCTCATTCCTGGAGAAAAAGCGTTCAGCAGTGTCAACATAGAAAATCCAGCAAGACCCTGGAGTGGATTCCTCACAACTTCACTTTCCGCTATCTGCTTTCGAAAGAATTAGCCTAG
- the LOC8279547 gene encoding uncharacterized protein LOC8279547 isoform X2 has translation MIIAINMASGYSDPAQRKVEKHKPNSIFESSLHHRLEKMGQVENYVEAKKMQAQNTEVRDSLKYEILALQDRLQHQFVTRQALEKAMNNTPFSYDTVTDKSIPKAAKQLIKDIALLELEVVHLERYLLSLYRKTFDQQVTPQSTIDERCKMNSSMQKKVLPVVPRQDNMIANRNSVNHSSCLTRPQDSSGNQTKQFNGTWGLENLLDSSIYRCHSSISQRSTGTSPPMKSMASAADSYHSLPLSMLEQAQNNHSALSLAVHLGTYGHSCVPETPNLLSEEMIKCISAIYCDLADPPLTDHDYPPSPASFSSSPNEFPAQGPSEMWTPEHNYSSFSSTLDNPFHIGDAKDLSGPYCTMAKVERICRDNQHLKDKQNKLQEFRSLVSQLEAVDPRKLKREEKLAFWINVHNALVMHAFLVYGVPQNNMKRMSLQIKAAYNVGGHTINVDMIQSSILGCRLPRPGQWLQKLFPSKTKFKAGDPRKAYSIDYTEPRLHFALCAGSCSDPALRVYTPKSVFEDLEAAKEEYIQSTLIVHKEKKLHLPKLVESFAKDSDLCSAGLLDMIEHLLPHSWRKSVQQCQHRKSSKTLEWIPHNFTFRYLLSKELA, from the exons ATGATTATTGCTATCAATATGGCTTCTGGATATAG TGATCCAGCTCAAAGAAAAGTTGAGAAGCACAAACCAAATAGCATCTTTGAAAGTTCTCTTCATCATAGATTG GAGAAAATGGGACAAGTGGAGAACTATGTTGAAGCCAAAAAGATGCAGGCTCAAAATACAGAGGTTCGAGATTCTCTAAAGTATGAG ATTCTAGCGCTCCAGGACAGATTACAGCACCAGTTTGTTACGCGCCAAGCATTGGAGAAGGCAATGAATAATACCCCTTTCTCCTATGATACTGTGACTGATAAGTCGATCCCCAAG GCTGCCAAGCAGCTGATTAAGGATATTGCACTGTTAGAGCTGGAGGTTGTGCATTTGGAACGGTACCTTCTTTCTCTGTATAGAAAAACATTTGATCAACAAGTGACACCTCAATCGACCATTGACGAAAGATGCAAAATGAACTCGAGCATGCAAAAGAAGGTGCTTCCAGTAGTTCCTAGACAAGATAACATGATAGCTAACCGCAATTCAGTTAATCATTCGAGTTGTCTTACCCGGCCTCAAGATTCAAGTGGAAATCAAACAAAGCAGTTTAATGGAACCTGGGGACTGGAGAATCTGTTGGATTCTAGTATCTATCGATGTCACTCCTCTATATCTCAGCGTTCAACAGGCACTTCTCCTCCTATGAAATCTATGGCTAGCGCTGCAGATTCGTACCATTCCCTCCCATTGTCAATGCTAGAG CAAGCTCAAAATAATCATTCAGCGCTCAGTCTGGCGGTTCATCTTGGAACCTATGGTCATAGTTGTGTTCCAGAGACTCCAAATTTGCTTTCTGAGGAGATGATCAAGTGTATCTCAGCCATATATTGTGATTTGGCAGATCCACCTTTGACAGATCATGACTATCCTCCCTCTCCTGCTTCATTCTCTTCATCACCGAATGAGTTTCCAGCACAAGGCCCGAGTGAGATGTGGACCCCTGAGCATAACTATTCATCCTTCAGTTCGACTCTTGACAACCCTTTCCACATTGGAGATGCTAAGGATCTCAGCGGACCATACTGCACAATGGCTAAGGTGGAACGAATTTGTAGAGATAACCAGcatttaaaagataaacagAATAAGTTACAAGAATTTAG GTCTCTCGTCTCCCAGTTGGAAGCAGTTGATCCTAGAAAATTGAAACGTGAGGAGAAGTTAGCATTTTGGATCAATGTACACAATGCACTAGTTATGCAT GCATTTTTGGTATATGGGGTTCCccaaaataatatgaaaagaatGTCTTTACAAATAAAG GCAGCATATAATGTGGGGGGTCACACTATTAATGTAGACATGATTCAGAGTTCAATTCTGGGTTGTCGATTGCCTCGACCTGGACAA TGGCTGCAAAAGCTGTTTCCTTCAAAGACAAAATTCAAGGCTGGAGATCCAAGGAAAGCCTATTCTATTGATTACACTGAACCTCGCTTACACTTTGCCCTCTGTGCAGGAAGCTGTTCTGATCCCGCA TTACGAGTATATACTCCGAAGAGTGTATTTGAAGACCTAGAAGCTGCAAAGGAAGAGTATATTCAATCAACCTTAATTGTCCATAAAGAGAAGAAGCTCCATCTTCCAAAACTTGTGGAGTCTTTCGCTAAAGATTCAGATCTCTGTTCTGCTGGTTTGCTGGATATGATAGAGCATTTACTGCCTCATTCCTGGAGAAAAAGCGTTCAGCAGTGTCAACATAGAAAATCCAGCAAGACCCTGGAGTGGATTCCTCACAACTTCACTTTCCGCTATCTGCTTTCGAAAGAATTAGCCTAG
- the LOC8279547 gene encoding uncharacterized protein LOC8279547 isoform X1, which translates to MHEVKWRGGATLNPFNFVEVRFSRHKRSNSDPAQRKVEKHKPNSIFESSLHHRLEKMGQVENYVEAKKMQAQNTEVRDSLKYEILALQDRLQHQFVTRQALEKAMNNTPFSYDTVTDKSIPKAAKQLIKDIALLELEVVHLERYLLSLYRKTFDQQVTPQSTIDERCKMNSSMQKKVLPVVPRQDNMIANRNSVNHSSCLTRPQDSSGNQTKQFNGTWGLENLLDSSIYRCHSSISQRSTGTSPPMKSMASAADSYHSLPLSMLEQAQNNHSALSLAVHLGTYGHSCVPETPNLLSEEMIKCISAIYCDLADPPLTDHDYPPSPASFSSSPNEFPAQGPSEMWTPEHNYSSFSSTLDNPFHIGDAKDLSGPYCTMAKVERICRDNQHLKDKQNKLQEFRSLVSQLEAVDPRKLKREEKLAFWINVHNALVMHAFLVYGVPQNNMKRMSLQIKAAYNVGGHTINVDMIQSSILGCRLPRPGQWLQKLFPSKTKFKAGDPRKAYSIDYTEPRLHFALCAGSCSDPALRVYTPKSVFEDLEAAKEEYIQSTLIVHKEKKLHLPKLVESFAKDSDLCSAGLLDMIEHLLPHSWRKSVQQCQHRKSSKTLEWIPHNFTFRYLLSKELA; encoded by the exons ATGCATGAGGTTAAGTGGCGGGGAGGTGCAACCTTGAACCCATTCAACTTTGTGGAAGTAAGATTTTCAAGGCATAAGCGTTCTAATAG TGATCCAGCTCAAAGAAAAGTTGAGAAGCACAAACCAAATAGCATCTTTGAAAGTTCTCTTCATCATAGATTG GAGAAAATGGGACAAGTGGAGAACTATGTTGAAGCCAAAAAGATGCAGGCTCAAAATACAGAGGTTCGAGATTCTCTAAAGTATGAG ATTCTAGCGCTCCAGGACAGATTACAGCACCAGTTTGTTACGCGCCAAGCATTGGAGAAGGCAATGAATAATACCCCTTTCTCCTATGATACTGTGACTGATAAGTCGATCCCCAAG GCTGCCAAGCAGCTGATTAAGGATATTGCACTGTTAGAGCTGGAGGTTGTGCATTTGGAACGGTACCTTCTTTCTCTGTATAGAAAAACATTTGATCAACAAGTGACACCTCAATCGACCATTGACGAAAGATGCAAAATGAACTCGAGCATGCAAAAGAAGGTGCTTCCAGTAGTTCCTAGACAAGATAACATGATAGCTAACCGCAATTCAGTTAATCATTCGAGTTGTCTTACCCGGCCTCAAGATTCAAGTGGAAATCAAACAAAGCAGTTTAATGGAACCTGGGGACTGGAGAATCTGTTGGATTCTAGTATCTATCGATGTCACTCCTCTATATCTCAGCGTTCAACAGGCACTTCTCCTCCTATGAAATCTATGGCTAGCGCTGCAGATTCGTACCATTCCCTCCCATTGTCAATGCTAGAG CAAGCTCAAAATAATCATTCAGCGCTCAGTCTGGCGGTTCATCTTGGAACCTATGGTCATAGTTGTGTTCCAGAGACTCCAAATTTGCTTTCTGAGGAGATGATCAAGTGTATCTCAGCCATATATTGTGATTTGGCAGATCCACCTTTGACAGATCATGACTATCCTCCCTCTCCTGCTTCATTCTCTTCATCACCGAATGAGTTTCCAGCACAAGGCCCGAGTGAGATGTGGACCCCTGAGCATAACTATTCATCCTTCAGTTCGACTCTTGACAACCCTTTCCACATTGGAGATGCTAAGGATCTCAGCGGACCATACTGCACAATGGCTAAGGTGGAACGAATTTGTAGAGATAACCAGcatttaaaagataaacagAATAAGTTACAAGAATTTAG GTCTCTCGTCTCCCAGTTGGAAGCAGTTGATCCTAGAAAATTGAAACGTGAGGAGAAGTTAGCATTTTGGATCAATGTACACAATGCACTAGTTATGCAT GCATTTTTGGTATATGGGGTTCCccaaaataatatgaaaagaatGTCTTTACAAATAAAG GCAGCATATAATGTGGGGGGTCACACTATTAATGTAGACATGATTCAGAGTTCAATTCTGGGTTGTCGATTGCCTCGACCTGGACAA TGGCTGCAAAAGCTGTTTCCTTCAAAGACAAAATTCAAGGCTGGAGATCCAAGGAAAGCCTATTCTATTGATTACACTGAACCTCGCTTACACTTTGCCCTCTGTGCAGGAAGCTGTTCTGATCCCGCA TTACGAGTATATACTCCGAAGAGTGTATTTGAAGACCTAGAAGCTGCAAAGGAAGAGTATATTCAATCAACCTTAATTGTCCATAAAGAGAAGAAGCTCCATCTTCCAAAACTTGTGGAGTCTTTCGCTAAAGATTCAGATCTCTGTTCTGCTGGTTTGCTGGATATGATAGAGCATTTACTGCCTCATTCCTGGAGAAAAAGCGTTCAGCAGTGTCAACATAGAAAATCCAGCAAGACCCTGGAGTGGATTCCTCACAACTTCACTTTCCGCTATCTGCTTTCGAAAGAATTAGCCTAG